A genomic segment from Sorangium aterium encodes:
- a CDS encoding sigma 54-interacting transcriptional regulator produces MASEPKIHPSAETALLKVRSKEIAFSRFRVQVTAGPDAGASQTSDATEFVIGTAPGNQLILTDRAVSRHHCVISVTPRGFLLRDLGSKNGTTLSGFRVEAAYLLPGASLGVGQSTLRFEPLAEEIREPLGDEERYGRVLGQSAAMRRIFGALPRIAASDSTVLIEGETGTGKGLLAEAIHESSPRAGGPFVVIDCGSIPPTLIEAELFGHAKGAFTGAQAARAGAFEAARGGTVLLDEMGELPLDMQPKLLRVLEERQIRRIGTIEPTKLDIRVIATTNRDLRQEVNRGNFRSDLYYRLNIVRLRVPALRERPDDIALLTAHFYRQLAQGQDQSPPGELLEAFMRQDWPGNVRELRGAVERAVLMIDPALFREAVMGSEGAESGSPALPAPRDDELSLSFREAKERAVARWERTFLTALVRANGGNLSRAARAARMDRSHLRELLQRHGVSATEA; encoded by the coding sequence GCGACGGAGTTCGTGATCGGCACGGCGCCTGGCAACCAGCTCATCCTGACCGACCGGGCGGTGTCGCGGCACCATTGCGTGATCTCGGTCACCCCGCGCGGGTTCTTGCTCCGCGATCTCGGCAGCAAGAACGGCACGACCCTCTCCGGCTTCCGCGTCGAGGCGGCCTATCTCCTGCCGGGCGCCTCGCTCGGGGTCGGGCAGTCCACGCTCCGCTTCGAGCCGCTGGCCGAGGAGATCCGCGAGCCGCTCGGCGACGAGGAGCGGTACGGCCGGGTGCTCGGGCAGAGCGCGGCGATGCGCCGCATCTTCGGGGCGCTGCCGCGGATCGCCGCGTCGGACTCGACGGTGCTGATCGAGGGCGAGACGGGCACGGGCAAGGGCCTGCTCGCCGAGGCGATCCACGAGAGCAGCCCGCGCGCGGGGGGGCCGTTCGTCGTGATCGACTGCGGATCCATCCCGCCGACGCTCATCGAGGCCGAGCTCTTCGGGCACGCGAAGGGGGCGTTCACGGGCGCCCAGGCGGCGCGCGCCGGCGCCTTCGAGGCGGCGCGGGGCGGCACCGTGCTGCTCGACGAGATGGGCGAGCTCCCCCTCGACATGCAGCCGAAGCTCCTGCGCGTGCTCGAGGAGCGGCAGATCCGGCGCATCGGCACGATCGAGCCGACCAAGCTCGATATCCGGGTCATCGCGACGACCAACCGCGATCTCCGCCAGGAGGTGAATCGCGGAAATTTCCGGTCGGATCTGTACTACCGGCTCAACATCGTCCGCCTCCGCGTCCCCGCGCTGCGGGAGCGCCCCGACGACATCGCGCTGCTCACCGCGCATTTCTACCGGCAGCTCGCGCAGGGGCAGGACCAGAGCCCCCCGGGCGAGCTGCTCGAGGCCTTCATGCGGCAGGACTGGCCGGGCAACGTGCGCGAGCTCCGCGGCGCTGTGGAGCGCGCGGTGCTGATGATCGATCCCGCGCTGTTCCGCGAAGCCGTGATGGGCTCCGAGGGGGCGGAGAGCGGCTCTCCGGCGCTCCCGGCGCCCCGGGACGACGAGCTCAGCCTGTCGTTCCGCGAGGCGAAGGAGCGCGCCGTGGCGCGCTGGGAGCGCACGTTCCTCACGGCGCTCGTGCGCGCGAACGGCGGCAATCTGTCGCGCGCCGCCCGCGCGGCGCGGATGGACCGCAGCCACCTGCGCGAGCTCCTCCAGCGGCACGGCGTCTCGGCCACGGAGGCGTGA
- a CDS encoding CsbD family protein, translated as MSNTSDRNEGAAEELGGKIKKGLGQLLGDEQMEAEGRAKELRGKVQKEDAKAEERAKGALEEAAGALKNRVGKLVDNEQMAAEGKAKELKGENRQKANQ; from the coding sequence ATGAGCAACACGAGCGATCGCAATGAGGGGGCCGCCGAGGAGCTGGGCGGCAAGATCAAGAAGGGCCTCGGTCAGCTGCTCGGCGACGAGCAGATGGAAGCGGAGGGCCGCGCCAAGGAGCTCCGAGGAAAGGTGCAAAAGGAGGACGCCAAGGCGGAGGAGCGCGCGAAGGGAGCGCTCGAGGAGGCCGCCGGCGCGCTCAAGAACCGAGTCGGCAAGCTGGTCGACAATGAGCAGATGGCCGCCGAAGGGAAGGCCAAGGAGCTCAAGGGAGAGAACCGGCAGAAGGCCAATCAGTAA
- a CDS encoding GlsB/YeaQ/YmgE family stress response membrane protein, producing MSFILFLLFGLVVGALARLIVPGREPGGWVISMIIGVVGSFIGGLLGRMLFMYREGEPAGFFMSLIGAILLTAGYQAIARRRTVV from the coding sequence ATGTCATTCATCCTCTTTCTCCTGTTTGGCCTCGTCGTCGGTGCTCTGGCGCGCCTCATCGTTCCTGGACGTGAGCCGGGCGGGTGGGTCATCTCGATGATCATCGGCGTGGTCGGCTCCTTCATCGGCGGGCTGCTCGGCCGCATGTTGTTCATGTACCGTGAGGGGGAGCCGGCCGGCTTCTTCATGTCCCTCATCGGCGCCATCCTGCTGACCGCCGGCTATCAGGCGATCGCGCGGCGCCGTACGGTGGTATGA
- a CDS encoding pyridoxal-phosphate-dependent aminotransferase family protein, with protein MSFSILPPPITPLAAILPSEPLLLMGAGPVPIPQAVAQANGVIINHLGPTMDRVIQNVKYMAAYAFQTRSDKILGIAGPASAAMEMAVANLCWPGRKVLCLKVGTFSGRLGEMALGVGADVTYLEGPPGRPVSLADVREALKKQRYDVVTMAHGETSCGVRMVELPEICRLAKTQGALTIVDAVVTLTAMPVHMDEWGIDVGIVGGQKALSSIPGVSACAFSQDAWKVVEERPLPRPHWCYDATRAQRFWGYQQYHYTAPVPGVLALHEALRLVCEETLERRFRRHEMSSLAMQAGIEAMGLELFASKDVRLNSVLAIKLPTGADSARIREYMTKAFRVEISGAFGLNIVRVGQMGEQCRSHNLFKTLYAMGMSFQREGVKLDVAKGMAALEQGLAGDREYFVD; from the coding sequence ATGTCGTTCTCGATCCTGCCCCCGCCGATCACGCCCCTCGCCGCGATCCTGCCGTCCGAGCCGCTGCTGCTCATGGGCGCCGGTCCGGTGCCCATCCCGCAGGCGGTGGCCCAGGCGAACGGGGTCATCATCAATCACCTCGGCCCCACCATGGACCGCGTCATCCAGAACGTGAAGTACATGGCGGCCTATGCGTTCCAGACGCGCAGCGACAAGATCCTCGGCATCGCCGGGCCCGCGTCCGCGGCGATGGAGATGGCCGTGGCGAACCTGTGCTGGCCCGGGCGGAAGGTCCTTTGCCTGAAGGTGGGGACGTTCAGCGGGCGCCTCGGCGAGATGGCGCTCGGCGTGGGCGCCGATGTCACCTACCTCGAGGGGCCGCCCGGGCGGCCCGTGTCGCTCGCGGACGTGCGGGAGGCGCTGAAGAAGCAGCGCTACGACGTGGTCACGATGGCGCACGGCGAGACGTCCTGCGGCGTCCGCATGGTCGAGCTGCCGGAGATCTGCAGGCTCGCGAAGACGCAGGGCGCCCTCACGATCGTCGACGCGGTGGTCACGCTCACGGCCATGCCGGTGCACATGGACGAGTGGGGCATCGACGTCGGCATCGTCGGCGGGCAGAAGGCGCTGTCGTCGATCCCGGGCGTCTCGGCCTGCGCCTTCTCACAGGACGCGTGGAAGGTCGTCGAGGAGCGCCCCCTGCCGCGCCCGCACTGGTGCTACGACGCCACGCGCGCGCAGCGGTTCTGGGGCTACCAGCAGTACCACTACACGGCGCCGGTGCCGGGCGTGCTCGCGCTGCACGAGGCGCTGCGCCTCGTCTGCGAGGAGACGCTCGAGCGGCGGTTCCGTCGCCACGAGATGAGCTCTCTGGCCATGCAGGCGGGCATCGAGGCCATGGGGCTCGAGCTGTTCGCGTCGAAGGACGTGCGCCTCAACAGCGTGCTCGCCATCAAGCTGCCGACCGGCGCCGATAGCGCGCGGATCCGCGAGTACATGACCAAGGCCTTCCGCGTCGAGATCTCGGGCGCCTTCGGCCTCAACATCGTGCGTGTGGGCCAGATGGGCGAGCAGTGCCGCTCGCACAACCTGTTCAAGACGCTCTACGCGATGGGCATGAGCTTCCAGCGAGAGGGCGTGAAGCTCGACGTCGCCAAGGGAATGGCCGCGCTCGAGCAGGGGCTGGCGGGCGATCGCGAGTACTTCGTCGACTAG